Sequence from the Betaproteobacteria bacterium genome:
GAGGCCATCATCGATCACAAGGTGCAGGACTTCCTGCACTGGCTGCAGAACCGTGAAGCCGTGCCTTCCATCCGTGCCCTGCGCGATCAGGCGGAGCGGGCGCGTCGTCACGAGATGGAGCGCGCGCTGCGGCGGCTCTCGCGCGGCGACGACCCGGAGCAGGTGCTCGATCACTTGAGCCGGGCGCTCACCAACAAGCTCCTGCACGGCCCCACCCACGCGCTCGGCAGCGCCGAGGCGGAAGACCGCCGCCAGCTTCTCGCCCTACTGTCCCGTCTCTACAACCTCCACCATCACGCATGAAGCCCTCCATCGCCGGAAAGCTCGATCAGCTTTCCCGGCGCCTGGCGGAGCTCGATCGCATGCTGTCGAGCGAGACCGCAACCGCCGATCTCGACGCGTTCCGCAAGCTGTCGCGCGAGCATGCCGAGATCGCGCCGGTGGTGGCGCTCTATCAGAGTTATCTCGGCGGCCAGGAAGACGTACGCACTGCCGAAGAGATGATGAACGACCCGGCGCTGCGCGAGTTTGCCGAGGAAGAGCTGCGCGCCGGCCGCGCGCAGCTGGAACGCATCGAGGACGATCTGCAGCGCGAGCTCTTGCCGAAGGATCCCAACGACGAGCGTAACGTCTTCCTGGAGATCCGCGCGGGCACCGGCGGCGACGAATCGGCACTGTTCGCGGCCGATCTCTTTCGAATGTACTCCCGCTTCGCCGAGCGTCATCGCTGGCAGG
This genomic interval carries:
- a CDS encoding PCRF domain-containing protein, with the translated sequence MKPSIAGKLDQLSRRLAELDRMLSSETATADLDAFRKLSREHAEIAPVVALYQSYLGGQEDVRTAEEMMNDPALREFAEEELRAGRAQLERIEDDLQRELLPKDPNDERNVFLEIRAGTGGDESALFAADLFRMYSRFAERHRWQVDLVSQSPSDLGGYKEIIAKVVGSGVYSKLKFESGGHRVQRVPVTETQGRIHTSACTVAVMPEADEVGDVVINSAEIRIDTFRASGAGGQHINKTDSAVRVTHLPTGIV